The following are encoded in a window of Lichenicola cladoniae genomic DNA:
- a CDS encoding glycosyltransferase, with translation MTPADMAPDTVGKRDIIVFRQNLFRISEPFITQQAEGLRRYRASYLGRLRYGETPPGAQAFALRDAGRWRTLPEIGWQVISRDPRPYLRVLQGVRPLLIHAHFGTDGVYALPLARRLGIPLVTTFHGFDATLSTAALLCSPAWANFPLFRRRLARQGDLFLCSSTFIRNRVLAMGFPEARTHVHYTGVDPTTVMPRDRSEETLTILHVARLVEMKGTRYLIQAFKMLRRRHPGARLVIIGDGPLRRSLSRLVATLELSDHVVFLGALPFTQVTQWMRKAAMLVLPSILTSSGRVEGLGMVLLEAAATGVPVVGSDVGGIAEAVIDGETGFLVPARDPEALTRRMSDLLDEPLLRQRMGVRARAFVEQHFDANRQNEKLEAYYDSLVIGQ, from the coding sequence ATGACGCCCGCCGATATGGCGCCCGACACGGTCGGCAAGCGGGACATCATCGTGTTCCGCCAGAACCTGTTCAGGATATCGGAACCCTTCATTACCCAGCAGGCGGAGGGGCTTCGGCGGTATCGTGCCTCGTATCTGGGGCGGCTACGCTACGGCGAAACCCCTCCCGGGGCTCAGGCCTTCGCGTTACGCGATGCAGGGCGATGGCGAACATTGCCGGAGATCGGCTGGCAGGTGATCAGCCGGGACCCTCGACCCTACCTGAGAGTGCTACAGGGTGTCAGGCCGCTGCTGATCCACGCCCATTTCGGCACCGACGGCGTGTATGCCCTGCCGCTGGCCCGTCGCCTTGGCATCCCGCTTGTCACCACCTTTCACGGCTTTGACGCGACCCTGTCGACCGCTGCCCTGCTGTGTTCTCCAGCCTGGGCAAACTTTCCGCTGTTCCGCCGCCGGCTGGCCCGTCAGGGCGATCTGTTCCTGTGCTCATCCACCTTCATCCGGAACCGGGTTCTTGCCATGGGATTTCCCGAGGCGCGTACCCACGTTCACTACACCGGTGTGGATCCGACGACGGTAATGCCACGCGATCGTTCGGAAGAAACACTGACGATCCTTCACGTCGCCCGACTGGTGGAGATGAAAGGTACGCGTTATTTGATCCAGGCCTTCAAGATGCTGCGCCGCCGGCATCCTGGCGCCCGCCTGGTGATCATCGGTGACGGCCCGTTGCGCCGCTCTCTATCCCGGCTGGTGGCAACCCTGGAGTTGAGCGATCATGTCGTTTTTCTCGGTGCACTTCCATTCACTCAGGTCACTCAGTGGATGCGGAAGGCGGCGATGCTGGTCCTGCCCAGCATCCTCACCTCGTCCGGGCGTGTCGAAGGCTTGGGCATGGTGCTTTTGGAAGCCGCGGCGACCGGCGTACCTGTAGTAGGATCGGATGTCGGAGGGATCGCTGAAGCCGTGATCGACGGGGAGACAGGCTTCCTTGTGCCGGCACGAGATCCGGAAGCACTCACTCGGCGAATGAGCGACCTCCTCGACGAGCCGCTGCTCCGACAACGGATGGGGGTGCGCGCTCGCGCCTTCGTGGAGCAGCATTTCGATGCCAATCGGCAGAACGAGAAACTCGAAGCTTACTATGATAGCCTAGTCATTGGGCAGTGA
- a CDS encoding glycosyltransferase, giving the protein MTIPQRLHFCWIGPSLPWAYAFAVLSAAKRGELEEVVLHHTDLLDDSAQVEALRRTHGIRLSRIDPTACLSETARGLGLGDGLIDLYERLDKPVMRSDVLRAAILYMNGGIYADLDTITVASLLPLTEAAAFVGSEFIVWPPSARLSRSPMVLGRHLLLDLIRKVLRQMPGGWRPFRRFERFYVRRLNNAIMGAEAKSPLLAAYLTAMVDLPQDRALQPYALGPHLLNEVVQRSDPGLLVVPEPRVFSPLAPEISAHWFRTGRTVPLAAILSTETRIVHWYASVRTHARVASITPESVLKNRHRQLYSALVCSCIDTLPSLA; this is encoded by the coding sequence ATGACGATCCCGCAGAGACTTCATTTTTGCTGGATCGGTCCTTCGCTCCCCTGGGCCTATGCGTTCGCCGTGCTGTCCGCGGCCAAGCGCGGCGAGCTCGAGGAGGTCGTCCTCCACCATACCGATCTACTCGACGACAGCGCCCAGGTGGAGGCGCTCAGGCGTACACATGGTATCCGCCTGTCGCGGATCGACCCGACCGCGTGCCTGTCGGAAACCGCCCGCGGTCTCGGGCTTGGCGACGGCCTGATTGATCTCTACGAACGCCTGGATAAGCCGGTCATGCGATCGGATGTTCTCAGGGCCGCAATCTTGTACATGAATGGCGGAATTTATGCCGATCTTGACACAATAACGGTTGCGTCACTGCTGCCTCTGACCGAAGCCGCGGCGTTCGTCGGCTCGGAATTCATCGTTTGGCCTCCGTCCGCACGGTTGTCGCGCTCGCCCATGGTGCTGGGACGCCATCTTCTACTCGATCTGATCAGGAAGGTTCTTCGGCAGATGCCCGGCGGCTGGCGTCCGTTTCGCCGGTTCGAGAGGTTCTATGTACGAAGATTGAATAACGCGATCATGGGAGCCGAGGCGAAATCTCCGCTCCTCGCCGCCTACCTGACTGCAATGGTGGACCTTCCACAGGACCGCGCCTTGCAGCCCTACGCATTGGGGCCACATCTGCTGAACGAGGTCGTGCAGCGGTCCGATCCGGGTTTGCTGGTCGTCCCGGAGCCGCGGGTCTTCTCTCCCCTTGCGCCTGAAATCTCGGCGCACTGGTTCCGGACAGGTCGAACAGTCCCCTTGGCCGCCATCCTCTCGACGGAAACGCGGATCGTGCACTGGTATGCTTCGGTTCGCACGCACGCGAGGGTGGCCTCGATTACACCCGAGTCCGTGCTGAAAAACAGACACCGCCAGCTCTACAGCGCGCTCGTCTGTTCCTGCATCGACACTCTGCCAAGCCTGGCATGA
- a CDS encoding phosphocholine cytidylyltransferase family protein has product MKCLIVAAGQGSRLREKTDLKPLIPLRGVPLIERVISGARHAGIDEFLVVSGYRGDELRKHLDSLGKQDGIRIEHVINDEWNRANGVSLLKAKPYLSEPFVLSMCDHLVDPDILRGLISAAVEPDRVTLAVDFDIANPLNDPLDVTRVKCNAGRIETIGKLLPDFDAFDTGIFLCNPIIFAGLEESQSAGDDSISGAMNVLARWQKAFVFDIQGKVWIDVDDPADVEKAEKLLDSGKL; this is encoded by the coding sequence ATGAAATGTCTAATCGTCGCCGCAGGGCAGGGATCGAGGCTCAGGGAAAAGACCGATCTCAAGCCGTTGATCCCGTTGCGTGGCGTTCCACTGATAGAACGGGTGATCTCCGGTGCGCGTCATGCCGGTATCGACGAGTTCCTGGTAGTGAGCGGCTATCGGGGCGACGAACTGCGAAAACACCTCGACAGCCTTGGCAAGCAAGATGGCATTCGGATCGAGCACGTCATCAACGACGAGTGGAACCGGGCCAACGGGGTTTCGCTGCTCAAAGCGAAACCTTATCTGAGTGAGCCGTTCGTCCTGTCCATGTGCGACCATCTGGTCGATCCGGATATCCTTCGCGGCTTGATCTCGGCGGCGGTCGAACCCGACCGGGTGACCCTGGCGGTCGATTTCGATATCGCGAATCCTCTGAACGATCCGCTGGACGTGACGCGCGTCAAGTGCAACGCCGGTCGGATCGAGACCATCGGCAAGCTTCTGCCGGATTTCGACGCCTTCGACACAGGTATTTTCCTGTGCAATCCCATCATTTTCGCAGGGTTGGAAGAAAGCCAGTCCGCCGGCGACGATAGCATATCGGGCGCAATGAACGTTCTGGCCCGATGGCAGAAGGCCTTTGTCTTCGATATCCAAGGGAAGGTGTGGATCGACGTCGACGATCCAGCCGACGTCGAGAAGGCGGAAAAGCTGCTCGATAGCGGCAAGCTATAG
- a CDS encoding CDP-alcohol phosphatidyltransferase family protein has translation MDSAEPIRRNSEIEDPTNLYCVHPISNRLTPLFARIGIVPNAVSITGMVFGVGSGFAYYRYQDTWFAIAGFVLMFAWHVMDGVDGQLARLTGAQSPFGKVLDGICDYVTFTSVYIGLALALAPQHGSWVWALVLVAGLFHAIQAAVYEVQRQEYNFWGRAQKSAEFRLVSGPPPGSGRSPVLEHIANRLHSIYLNVQLLPLGFNAAFRTKLDDALRSRQGHDASIRQIYRQVFAPAVRTWSVMSANYRTLAIFVFSIIGRPMYYFYFEIFGLTLVMCILLKRQRLLYTRFFKRLEATS, from the coding sequence GTGGACAGTGCCGAGCCGATCAGGCGCAACTCTGAAATAGAGGATCCAACCAACCTGTATTGTGTCCACCCGATCTCGAATCGGCTGACTCCGCTGTTTGCGCGGATCGGTATCGTGCCGAATGCCGTGTCGATTACGGGCATGGTTTTCGGCGTCGGCTCGGGGTTTGCCTATTATCGTTATCAAGACACATGGTTTGCGATCGCAGGCTTCGTCCTGATGTTCGCCTGGCACGTGATGGACGGCGTCGATGGCCAACTGGCACGCCTGACGGGCGCGCAGTCACCGTTCGGGAAAGTCCTCGATGGCATATGCGACTATGTCACATTTACGTCCGTCTACATCGGTCTCGCCCTGGCGCTGGCCCCGCAGCATGGGAGCTGGGTGTGGGCACTGGTGCTCGTGGCAGGGCTTTTTCACGCAATCCAGGCTGCGGTCTACGAGGTGCAACGTCAGGAATACAATTTCTGGGGACGTGCCCAGAAGTCTGCCGAATTCAGGTTGGTCAGTGGCCCCCCGCCTGGATCTGGAAGGTCTCCGGTCCTGGAGCATATCGCAAACCGACTTCATTCTATTTACCTGAACGTGCAGCTTCTTCCACTTGGCTTCAACGCCGCCTTCCGGACGAAGCTCGATGATGCTTTGCGCTCGCGCCAGGGTCACGATGCATCGATCAGGCAGATCTACCGTCAGGTGTTCGCGCCCGCTGTACGCACATGGTCAGTGATGTCGGCGAACTACCGGACTCTCGCTATATTTGTCTTCAGCATCATTGGTCGCCCGATGTATTATTTCTATTTCGAGATCTTCGGCCTGACACTCGTGATGTGTATCCTGTTGAAGCGCCAACGACTGCTATACACGAGGTTCTTCAAACGCCTGGAGGCGA